One stretch of Arachis hypogaea cultivar Tifrunner chromosome 20, arahy.Tifrunner.gnm2.J5K5, whole genome shotgun sequence DNA includes these proteins:
- the LOC112783899 gene encoding uncharacterized protein isoform X2, whose protein sequence is MPLHERGFFKVLVQSFKHELKIPKPFVKEYWRGVSNPIVLKLPNTLKQRVYWIRKNEDEIWLEEGWEQVVKDFGLEYSQFLTFDYKGWSCFEVKIYPKNDSEIMPPHHQICFFQILVHNKFYQKLRVPKCANECWKRMSNPIKLVLPYGVERKVNWTKRGEKIWLEQGWEKVVELCGLSHQWLLTFDYNGMSRFEVKVYDNTTLRVAYYDEYDVENNKDVDETESEDDDDDDDDDDNDDDDDDEDEDDDDDDGDDGDFAEDYCDEEYHYKFVQEHFKRKKTNTGIPVSRLEFKNHMLGQDAWQYQQRLQGSIWRKDRFV, encoded by the exons ATGCCTTTACATGAAAGAGGTTTCTTTAAAGTTCTTGTTCAAAGCTTTAAGCATGAGTTG AAAATTCCTAAACCTTTTGTGAAAGAATATTGGAGAGGAGTATCAAATCCTATAGTGTTAAAGCTACCAAACACTCTTAAACAAAGAGTATATTGGATTCGAAAGAATGAAGATGAAATTTGGTTGGAAGAAGGTTGGGAACAAGTTGTGAAGGATTTTGGCTTAGAATATTCTCAATTTTTGACTTTTGACTATAAAGGATGGTCTTGCTTTGAAGTCAAAATATATCCCAAGAATGATTCTGAGATAATGCCTCCTCATCATCAAATATGTTTCTTTCAGATTCTTGTTCACAACAAATTTTACCAAAAGCTG aggGTTCCTAAATGTGCAAATGAATGTTGGAAAAGAATGTCAAATCCTATAAAGTTGGTGTTACCTTATGGTGTTGAGAGGAAAGTGAATTGGACCAAAAGAGGAGAAAAGATTTGGTTGGAACAAGGTTGGGAAAAGGTTGTGGAGTTGTGTGGTTTGAGTCATCAGTGGTTGTTGACTTTTGACTACAATGGAATGTCTCGTTTTGAAGTTAAAGTATATGATAACACTACTTTAAGGGTAGCTTATTATGATGAGTATGATGTTGAGAATAACAAAGATGTTGATGAAACTGAGAgcgaagatgatgatgatgatgatgatgatgatgataatgatgatgatgatgatgatgaagatgaagatgatgatgatgatgatggtgatgatggtgATTTTGCTGAAGATTATTGTGATGAAGAATATCACTATAAGTTTGTTCAAGAACACTTCAAGAGAAAGAAGACCAACACAG GAATCCCAGTTTCAAGATTAGAATTCAAGAATCATATGTTGGGTCAAGATGCGTG GCAATACCAGCAACGTTTGCAAGGAAGCATTTGGAGGAAGGACCGATTCGTATGA
- the LOC112784208 gene encoding uncharacterized protein isoform X2: MAFNQQGESTNSVVSFFKIICRWHIRDEKIKLPTEFTNKYGLKLPNPVILKVVNGNQKKVHWTNINGSIWFIGKEWKEFLEHYSVSHGHLLLFKYCLDASYFRVQIFDNTTLEIDYPSPELNYADYDDDDFDFDDDGDGDGDDDVMKVHYDQYQFKEKNKGIADAIKSRDRQERQDGNPNFEVVMRDSYINGGRCMYMKEGGYLLRVEDGRAWKVMFKTWSGDGVPYKKYKLQKGWAKFSQGNKLQKDDVCVFELLYNHNSNGSSTTIPTFNVLIHRNHIGSSYSP, translated from the exons atGGCTTTTAATCAACAAGGAGAATCCACTAATAGTGTTGTTAGTTTCTTCAAGATCATTTGTCGTTGGCATATTCGAGATGAGAAGATT AAGCTTCCAACGGAATTCACAAACAAATATGGATTGAAACTCCCAAATCCGGTGATTCTGAAAGTTGTAAATGGCAACCAAAAGAAAGTGCATTGGACCAATATTAATGGTTCCATTTGGTTTATTGGGAAGGAATGGAAAGAGTTTCTTGAGCACTACTCTGTCTCCCATGGTCACCTTTTGTTGTTCAAATATTGTCTTGATGCTTCATATTTTAGGGTTCAAATATTTGACAACACTACTCTTGAAATTGATTACCCTTCTCCTGAACTCAATTATgctgattatgatgatgatgattttgattttgatgatgatggtgatggtgatggtgatgatgatgttaTGAAGGTTCACTATGATCAATATCAATTCAAAG AGAAAAATAAGGGTATTGCTGATGCTATAAAGAGTAGAGACAGACAAGAGAGACAAGATGGCAATCCCAATTTTGAGGTTGTCATGAGGGATTCATATATTAATGGAGGAAGATGCATG TACATGAAGGAAGGAGGGTACCTACTAAGAGTGGAAGATGGGAGGGCATGGAAAGTGATGTTTAAGACTTGGAGTGGAGATGGAGTGCCTTACAAGAAATACAAATTGCAAAAGGGTTGGGCCAAATTTAGCCAAGGAAACAAGTTACAAAAGGATGATGTTTGTGTCTTTGAGCTTCTTTACAACCACAATTCTAATGGTAGCTCCACTACCATACCAACCTTCAATGTTCTAATTCACCGGAACCACATTGGTAGCAGCTATTCACCATGA
- the LOC112784208 gene encoding B3 domain-containing transcription factor VRN1-like isoform X1, with protein sequence MAFNQQGESTNSVVSFFKIICRWHIRDEKIKLPTEFTNKYGLKLPNPVILKVVNGNQKKVHWTNINGSIWFIGKEWKEFLEHYSVSHGHLLLFKYCLDASYFRVQIFDNTTLEIDYPSPELNYADYDDDDFDFDDDGDGDGDDDVMKVHYDQYQFKEKNKGIADAIKSRDRQERQDGNPNFEVVMRDSYINGGRCMAIPSNFARKYMKEGGYLLRVEDGRAWKVMFKTWSGDGVPYKKYKLQKGWAKFSQGNKLQKDDVCVFELLYNHNSNGSSTTIPTFNVLIHRNHIGSSYSP encoded by the exons atGGCTTTTAATCAACAAGGAGAATCCACTAATAGTGTTGTTAGTTTCTTCAAGATCATTTGTCGTTGGCATATTCGAGATGAGAAGATT AAGCTTCCAACGGAATTCACAAACAAATATGGATTGAAACTCCCAAATCCGGTGATTCTGAAAGTTGTAAATGGCAACCAAAAGAAAGTGCATTGGACCAATATTAATGGTTCCATTTGGTTTATTGGGAAGGAATGGAAAGAGTTTCTTGAGCACTACTCTGTCTCCCATGGTCACCTTTTGTTGTTCAAATATTGTCTTGATGCTTCATATTTTAGGGTTCAAATATTTGACAACACTACTCTTGAAATTGATTACCCTTCTCCTGAACTCAATTATgctgattatgatgatgatgattttgattttgatgatgatggtgatggtgatggtgatgatgatgttaTGAAGGTTCACTATGATCAATATCAATTCAAAG AGAAAAATAAGGGTATTGCTGATGCTATAAAGAGTAGAGACAGACAAGAGAGACAAGATGGCAATCCCAATTTTGAGGTTGTCATGAGGGATTCATATATTAATGGAGGAAGATGCATG gcCATACCATCTAATTTTGCAAGGAAGTACATGAAGGAAGGAGGGTACCTACTAAGAGTGGAAGATGGGAGGGCATGGAAAGTGATGTTTAAGACTTGGAGTGGAGATGGAGTGCCTTACAAGAAATACAAATTGCAAAAGGGTTGGGCCAAATTTAGCCAAGGAAACAAGTTACAAAAGGATGATGTTTGTGTCTTTGAGCTTCTTTACAACCACAATTCTAATGGTAGCTCCACTACCATACCAACCTTCAATGTTCTAATTCACCGGAACCACATTGGTAGCAGCTATTCACCATGA
- the LOC112784208 gene encoding B3 domain-containing protein At4g01580-like isoform X3, giving the protein MAFNQQGESTNSVVSFFKIICRWHIRDEKIKLPTEFTNKYGLKLPNPVILKVVNGNQKKVHWTNINGSIWFIGKEWKEFLEHYSVSHGHLLLFKYCLDASYFRVQIFDNTTLEIDYPSPELNYADYDDDDFDFDDDGDGDGDDDVMKVHYDQYQFKEKNKGIADAIKSRDRQERQDGNPNFEVVMRDSYINGGRCMEVHEGRRVPTKSGRWEGMESDV; this is encoded by the exons atGGCTTTTAATCAACAAGGAGAATCCACTAATAGTGTTGTTAGTTTCTTCAAGATCATTTGTCGTTGGCATATTCGAGATGAGAAGATT AAGCTTCCAACGGAATTCACAAACAAATATGGATTGAAACTCCCAAATCCGGTGATTCTGAAAGTTGTAAATGGCAACCAAAAGAAAGTGCATTGGACCAATATTAATGGTTCCATTTGGTTTATTGGGAAGGAATGGAAAGAGTTTCTTGAGCACTACTCTGTCTCCCATGGTCACCTTTTGTTGTTCAAATATTGTCTTGATGCTTCATATTTTAGGGTTCAAATATTTGACAACACTACTCTTGAAATTGATTACCCTTCTCCTGAACTCAATTATgctgattatgatgatgatgattttgattttgatgatgatggtgatggtgatggtgatgatgatgttaTGAAGGTTCACTATGATCAATATCAATTCAAAG AGAAAAATAAGGGTATTGCTGATGCTATAAAGAGTAGAGACAGACAAGAGAGACAAGATGGCAATCCCAATTTTGAGGTTGTCATGAGGGATTCATATATTAATGGAGGAAGATGCATG GAAGTACATGAAGGAAGGAGGGTACCTACTAAGAGTGGAAGATGGGAGGGCATGGAAAGTGATGTTTAA
- the LOC112783899 gene encoding B3 domain-containing transcription factor VRN1 isoform X1, translating into MPLHERGFFKVLVQSFKHELKIPKPFVKEYWRGVSNPIVLKLPNTLKQRVYWIRKNEDEIWLEEGWEQVVKDFGLEYSQFLTFDYKGWSCFEVKIYPKNDSEIMPPHHQICFFQILVHNKFYQKLRVPKCANECWKRMSNPIKLVLPYGVERKVNWTKRGEKIWLEQGWEKVVELCGLSHQWLLTFDYNGMSRFEVKVYDNTTLRVAYYDEYDVENNKDVDETESEDDDDDDDDDDNDDDDDDEDEDDDDDDGDDGDFAEDYCDEEYHYKFVQEHFKRKKTNTVNGSNRNPSFKIRIQESYVGSRCVAIPATFARKHLEEGPIRMIVGNRAWTVCYKTWRGRARYRKHKLQSGWLRFRRENNLEVGDVCVFELISKFPQTMIVRVQSG; encoded by the exons ATGCCTTTACATGAAAGAGGTTTCTTTAAAGTTCTTGTTCAAAGCTTTAAGCATGAGTTG AAAATTCCTAAACCTTTTGTGAAAGAATATTGGAGAGGAGTATCAAATCCTATAGTGTTAAAGCTACCAAACACTCTTAAACAAAGAGTATATTGGATTCGAAAGAATGAAGATGAAATTTGGTTGGAAGAAGGTTGGGAACAAGTTGTGAAGGATTTTGGCTTAGAATATTCTCAATTTTTGACTTTTGACTATAAAGGATGGTCTTGCTTTGAAGTCAAAATATATCCCAAGAATGATTCTGAGATAATGCCTCCTCATCATCAAATATGTTTCTTTCAGATTCTTGTTCACAACAAATTTTACCAAAAGCTG aggGTTCCTAAATGTGCAAATGAATGTTGGAAAAGAATGTCAAATCCTATAAAGTTGGTGTTACCTTATGGTGTTGAGAGGAAAGTGAATTGGACCAAAAGAGGAGAAAAGATTTGGTTGGAACAAGGTTGGGAAAAGGTTGTGGAGTTGTGTGGTTTGAGTCATCAGTGGTTGTTGACTTTTGACTACAATGGAATGTCTCGTTTTGAAGTTAAAGTATATGATAACACTACTTTAAGGGTAGCTTATTATGATGAGTATGATGTTGAGAATAACAAAGATGTTGATGAAACTGAGAgcgaagatgatgatgatgatgatgatgatgatgataatgatgatgatgatgatgatgaagatgaagatgatgatgatgatgatggtgatgatggtgATTTTGCTGAAGATTATTGTGATGAAGAATATCACTATAAGTTTGTTCAAGAACACTTCAAGAGAAAGAAGACCAACACAG TTAATGGGAGCAATAGGAATCCCAGTTTCAAGATTAGAATTCAAGAATCATATGTTGGGTCAAGATGCGTG GCAATACCAGCAACGTTTGCAAGGAAGCATTTGGAGGAAGGACCGATTCGTATGATTGTGGGTAACAGAGCTTGGACTGTGTGCTACAAAACTTGGAGAGGAAGGGCCAGATATCGCAAACACAAATTGCAAAGTGGGTGGCTCAGATTTAGAAGAGAGAACAATTTAGAGGTTGGTGATGTTTGTGTCTTTGAGTTAATTAGCAAATTTCCTCAGACCATGATCGTCAGAGTGCAGAGTGGATGA
- the LOC112786610 gene encoding uncharacterized protein, which produces MCEGLPLGINVMARLMKGINDDINIWKYTQSKLEDSSMGEDMEKEVIKVLKRSYDHLADKTIQNCFLQHALYSDVSPEVFIMNLVDEGLIQSTSSLEKIFVQGEAILAKLSSHSLISRKLPTEFTNKYGLKLPNPVILKVVNGNQKKVHWTNINGSIWFIGKEWKEFLEHYSVSHGHLLLFKYCLDASYFRVQIFYNTTLEIDYPSPELNYADYDDDDFDFDDDGDGDGDGDDDVMKVHYDQYQFKEKNKGIADAIKSRDRQERQDGNPNFEVVMRDSYINGGRCMVSN; this is translated from the exons ATGTGTGAGGGCTTGCCACTTGGAATCAATGTGATGGCAAGATTGATGAAAGGGATAAATGATGACATTAATATCTGGAAATATACACAGAGCAAACTTGAAGATTCATCAATGGGAGAAGACATGGAAAAAGAGGTTATAAAGGTATTAAAACGAAGCTATGACCACCTGGCAGACAAGACTATTCAAAACTGTTTCTTGCAACATGCATTATACAGTGATGTTTCACCTGAGGTGTTTATTATGAATCTCGTTGATGAAGGGTTAATACAATCAACGAGTAGTTTGGAAAAAATATTTGTCCAAGGGGAAGCAATATTAGCCAAACTCAGTAGCCATTCATTGATATCTCGG AAGCTTCCAACGGAATTCACAAACAAATATGGATTGAAACTCCCAAATCCGGTGATTCTGAAAGTTGTAAATGGCAACCAAAAGAAAGTGCATTGGACCAATATTAATGGTTCCATTTGGTTTATTGGGAAGGAATGGAAAGAGTTTCTTGAGCACTACTCTGTCTCCCATGGCCACCTTTTATTGTTCAAATATTGTCTTGATGCTTCATATTTTAGGGTCCAAATATTTTATAACACTACTCTTGAAATTGATTACCCTTCTCCTGAACTCAATTATgctgattatgatgatgatgattttgattttgatgatgatggtgatggtgatggggatggtgatgatgatgttaTGAAGGTTCACTATGATCAATATCAATTCAAAG AGAAAAATAAGGGTATTGCTGATGCTATAAAGAGTAGAGACAGACAAGAGAGACAAGATGGCAACCCCAATTTTGAGGTTGTCATGAGGGATTCATATATTAATGGAGGAAGATGCATGGTAAGTAATTAA